The genomic DNA AATTGAGCAATTTTAGTGAATCAGGCGGCTGATTGAACTAATGCGTTGAGCCATAAGCGCCCCTTCTCTGTTTTTCATACCTTACCATCAGACCCGGACGATTTGTTATCTTTATTTGCTGGATTTTACGGTTAACATTTACACCCGGATTAGGTTACTATATGTAATGATTCGACATACGTTTTCAGTTCTTGATGGTGTGGGTGAGAGGTTGGAGAAGAAGCTCTGGAGCGAGGGGGTCCTGACGTGGGATGACTTTGTGAGGGAAGACCCGGTCCCGTTTATCTCCGGACAGAAAAGCACTGTCATGAAAGAGACAATCCTGTACTTCTCCGAGGAGCTCAACCGGAGCAATCCCGAACCGTTCAAGTCCTTTCTGAGACCGCGGGAACACTGGAGACTGTTTGACACTTTCAGGTCTGATATGGTCTGTCTTGACATAGAGACAAACGGCCTGCCTCCTGATAGGGGGGGAACTGTGACTGTAGTCGGCCTCTACGATTGCCGTGAGTGGAGGTATCTGATAAAGGGAAAGAACCTGACACCTGAGAGGTTGCAGGATGAGCTTTCAGGATACAAACTCCTTGTTACTTTTTTTGGCTCTACGTTTGATATACCTTTTCTGAAAAAATGCTTCCCGGGGTTCAGGCTCAGGATGCCGCACTTTGATATCTGTTATGGTGCAAGGCGTGTTGGGCTTAAGGGCGGGCTTAAAAAACTCGAAGTTTCAGCCGGGCTTTCAAGGGCGGATGATGTAAAGGGAATGAACGGCTATGATGCCGTCCTTTTATGGCGGCGATGGATAAGGGGTGATTCCCGTGCCCTTGAGCTTCTTCTTGAGTACAACAGGGAGGATACCGTGAACCTTTTACCCCTGGCAGAGAGGATTTACAAACTGCTCAGGGCATCCACAGGCATAGAGGAGTTTCTGAATGGAAACGGCTCTTCTTGAGGGGTTTTTGACTTATCTGTCTGTGGAGAGGGGCAGGGCTGCAAATACTGTAATTTCATATGAGCGGGATTTAAAGAAGTTCAGCTTTTTTTTGCAGAACGAGGCAAAGGGATTTATTACTTTTGATAAGGGCGAAATTATCAACTTCATCAGTCTTTTAAGGAATGAAGATTATACCTCTGCCTCGATTGCAAGGATGCTCTCTGCAATAAGAAGCTTCTGCAGGTATCTGATTCTTGAAAAGCTGAGAAGCGAGGACCCTTCTGAAAACCTGCAGACACCTGCAAGGTGGGAGCGGCTTCCAAAGGCAATTTCCGTTGATGATGTGCAGAGGCTTCTTGAGGCAATAGAAGGTGGAGAACTTGCACTCAGAGACCTTGCCATGCTCGAGCTCATGTATGCATCCGGTCTCCGTGTGAGTGAGCTTGTTAATCTCAGAGTGGAGGATGTAAATCTCGAGGCCGGTTTTGTGAGGGTGATCGGCAAGGGTTCCAGGGAGAGGGTGGTGCCTGTGAGTGAGCAGACGATTGACAATATCCGCAAATACATAAAGCAGTTAAGGACGAGTCTGCTGAAGGGTAAGGAATCTCCCTATTTATTTATATCTCGGAGGGGAACGTCTCTTACCCGCCAGAGGTTCTGGCAGACAATCAAGGGATACGGAAGACGGGTGGGTATAAAGGTTTCACCCCATGTTATACGTCACTCTTTTGCAACCCATCTCCTCGAGGGTGGGGCTGATCTGCGCTCTATACAGAAGATGCTTGGACATTCGGATATTTCTACAACACAGATTTACACAAAGGTTACATCCGACAGGCTTAAAAAGGTTTATGAAAAATATCATCCCAGGGCATAAAACGATCTACAGCAAAAGGAGGGGAATATGGTGAAGTCTCTGACAGTGGATGACCTGTACAGGCGATGTGATACTAAACTCTTCAGCTTTAAGACAACAGATGAACTTCCCCCGTTTGAAGGTACGATTGGCCAGGACCGCGCTTTGAGCGCTATTGATTTCGGTCTCAGTCTTGAGAGCAAGGGGTTCAATATCTATGTGCTCGGTGAGAGCGGGACAGGAAAGACATCCACAATCAAGACCCTTTTGTCCAAGAAAGCAGAGGGAGAGCCCGTCCCACCTGACTGGTGTTATGTCTATAATTTTAAGGAGCCTGACAGCCCTCTTGCCATATCCCTTGAACCGGGCCGTGGAGTTGAATTTCAAAAGGACATGACAGAACTCATAAACTCACTCAAGGTGGAGATCCCGAGGGTTTTTGAGTCAAAGGAGTATGACAAACAGAGAGGCCGTATATTTGAAGAGTTTCAGAAGAGACAGAAAGAGCTTTTTTCGAGCCTTGAGCAAGAGGCAGAGGCTAAGGGATTCACTATAAAGAGGACCGTGGGCGGTTTTTTAATCGTTCCTGTCAAAAAGAACGGAGAGCCCCTTACCGAGGAGGAGTTCCACTCTCTTGATGAAGCGACCAGGAGGAAGATAGAAGAGATCGGCAAACTGCTTCAGGAAAAACTTGATGATGTGGTAAGGACATTGAGGGAAGGTGAAAAGCTTGTTAAGGAACTTCTCAGAAGGCTTGAAAGAGAGGCTGCCATATCTGTCCTTGGC from Nitrospirota bacterium includes the following:
- a CDS encoding ribonuclease H-like domain-containing protein translates to MIRHTFSVLDGVGERLEKKLWSEGVLTWDDFVREDPVPFISGQKSTVMKETILYFSEELNRSNPEPFKSFLRPREHWRLFDTFRSDMVCLDIETNGLPPDRGGTVTVVGLYDCREWRYLIKGKNLTPERLQDELSGYKLLVTFFGSTFDIPFLKKCFPGFRLRMPHFDICYGARRVGLKGGLKKLEVSAGLSRADDVKGMNGYDAVLLWRRWIRGDSRALELLLEYNREDTVNLLPLAERIYKLLRASTGIEEFLNGNGSS
- the xerD gene encoding site-specific tyrosine recombinase XerD: METALLEGFLTYLSVERGRAANTVISYERDLKKFSFFLQNEAKGFITFDKGEIINFISLLRNEDYTSASIARMLSAIRSFCRYLILEKLRSEDPSENLQTPARWERLPKAISVDDVQRLLEAIEGGELALRDLAMLELMYASGLRVSELVNLRVEDVNLEAGFVRVIGKGSRERVVPVSEQTIDNIRKYIKQLRTSLLKGKESPYLFISRRGTSLTRQRFWQTIKGYGRRVGIKVSPHVIRHSFATHLLEGGADLRSIQKMLGHSDISTTQIYTKVTSDRLKKVYEKYHPRA